One genomic window of Brienomyrus brachyistius isolate T26 chromosome 16, BBRACH_0.4, whole genome shotgun sequence includes the following:
- the LOC125709650 gene encoding serine/threonine-protein kinase pim-1-like translates to MGKKRSHSDSADESPAKRRRESTEVRSTGEVGSKTPRKEHLEDLYLQGHLLGTGGYGAVFAGIRKADGFPVAIKYARKTEKKLELPGLDGPMPLEVALMKLVSNESSCANVLKLIDWFDGPQDYIMILERPDPCEDLFDFCKRKGGLLSEGVARHVMVQVLHALRHCQDSGVLHRDLKSENLLIRTDTLEVKLIDFGCGDIWTDSHYTKYSGTKIFAPPEWFLSREYLAGPATVWSVGVTLFNLVCGYLPFHNQTAIISGRLKFPPWVSSGCCNLIRGCLRRKAANRRSLEQIQRHLWLQQK, encoded by the exons ATGGGTAAAAAACGCTCCCACTCCGATTCCGCTGATGAATCTCCTGCgaaaagaaggagagagagtacGGAAGTCCGGAGTACCGGCGAAGTCGGGTCCAAAACTCCCCGCAAAG AACATTTGGAGGACCTGTACCTCCAGGGCCATCTACTTGGAACGGGTGGCTATGGGGCAGTTTTCGCCGGCATTCGCAAGGCAGATGGCTTCCCA GTGGCAATCAAATATGCCAGAAAGACTGAAAAGAAGCTAGAACTG CCTGGACTTGACGGGCCCATGCCATTGGAGGTGGCGCTGATGAAGCTTGTTAGCAATGAGTCATCTTGTGCCAACGTGCTCAAGCTCATCGACTGGTTTGATGGACCACAGGATTATATTATGATCCTGGAAAGACCGGACCCATGCGAAGATCTCTTTGATTTTTGCAAAAGGAAAGGAGGCCTCCTGTCAGAAGGTGTTGCCAGGCACGTGATGGTGCAGGTCCTCCACGCCTTGCGTCACTGCCAGGACTCAGGCGTCCTCCATCGAGACCTGAAGTCAGAGAACCTTTTGATCAGGACAGACACTCTGGAGGTCAAGCTCATCGACTTTGGCTGTGGCGATATCTGGACAGATTCCCACTACACAAAATATTCAG GCACAAAGATCTTCGCTCCCCCAGAGTGGTTCCTGAGCAGAGAGTATCTGGCTGGCCCCGCCACAGTCTGGTCTGTGGGGGTTACACTATTTAATCTAGTGTGCGGCTACCTACCCTTCCACAACCAGACGGCAATCATTTCAGGCCGCCTGAAATTCCCCCCATGGGTCTCTTCTG GCTGCTGCAATCTAATTCGTGGGTGCCTGAGACGCAAGGCGGCGAACCGGCGGAGCTTGGAGCAGATTCAGCGCCATCTTTGGCTGCAGCAGAAGTGA